Proteins encoded in a region of the Sulfitobacter geojensis genome:
- a CDS encoding DUF305 domain-containing protein: protein MDSHGAHHDSHTGKGGGYVRFFAMIGTSTVVMYGLMYLNTYALDHVFFSQTRMWMALYMGGMMAIIMLAFMLGMYSNGKTNIAIFVGAALAFAAGVYLVRSQDTVGDITWMKAMIPHHSIAILTSERANISDPRVRELADAIIEAQRGEIAEMQRYIADIEANGDAAPGTPRNKP, encoded by the coding sequence ATGGATTCTCACGGCGCGCACCACGATAGCCATACCGGCAAAGGTGGCGGATATGTCCGGTTCTTCGCCATGATCGGCACTTCGACAGTCGTGATGTATGGGCTGATGTATCTCAATACTTACGCGCTAGACCACGTCTTCTTCTCGCAAACGCGAATGTGGATGGCGCTCTACATGGGCGGGATGATGGCGATCATCATGCTCGCCTTCATGCTGGGCATGTATTCCAACGGGAAAACCAACATCGCGATCTTCGTCGGTGCAGCCCTTGCTTTTGCCGCCGGAGTTTACCTTGTCCGGTCCCAAGACACAGTAGGCGATATCACTTGGATGAAAGCGATGATCCCGCACCATTCCATTGCGATTCTGACCAGTGAACGGGCGAATATTTCCGATCCGCGCGTACGTGAACTGGCTGATGCGATCATCGAAGCGCAGCGCGGCGAAATCGCGGAAATGCAGCGATACATCGCGGACATCGAAGCCAACGGGGATGCGGCCCCCGGCACACCCCGAAACAAACCCTGA